The Falco peregrinus isolate bFalPer1 chromosome 12, bFalPer1.pri, whole genome shotgun sequence genome has a segment encoding these proteins:
- the RNF7 gene encoding RING-box protein 2 isoform X1 yields MADVEDGDEPGAPHSHTGSAGSKAGAPDKMFSLKKWNAVAMWSWDVECDTCAICRVQVMDACLRCQAENKQEDCVVVWGECNHSFHNCCMSLWVKQNNRCPLCQQDWVVQRIGK; encoded by the exons ATGGCCGATGTGGAGGACGGGGACGAGCCGGGCGCCCCCCACTCGCACACGGGCTCCGCGGGCTCCAAGGCGGGCGCCCCCGACAAGATGTTCTCGCTGAAGAAGTGGAACGCGGTGGCCATGTGGAGCTGGGATGTGGAGTGCGACACCTGCGCCATTTGCCGTGTGCAGGTCATGG ATGCCTGTCTTAGATGTcaagctgaaaacaaacaagaagatTGTGTTG tgGTTTGGGGAGAATGCAATCATTCGTTCCACAATTGCTGCATGTCCTTGTGGGTGAAACAGAATAATCGctgtcccctctgccagcaggaCTGGGTAGTCCAGAGAATAGGCAAATAA
- the RNF7 gene encoding RING-box protein 2 isoform X2 — protein sequence MADVEDGDEPGAPHSHTGSAGSKAGAPDKMFSLKKWNAVAMWSWDVECDTCAICRVQMPVLDVKLKTNKKIVLWFGENAIIRSTIAACPCG from the exons ATGGCCGATGTGGAGGACGGGGACGAGCCGGGCGCCCCCCACTCGCACACGGGCTCCGCGGGCTCCAAGGCGGGCGCCCCCGACAAGATGTTCTCGCTGAAGAAGTGGAACGCGGTGGCCATGTGGAGCTGGGATGTGGAGTGCGACACCTGCGCCATTTGCCGTGTGCAG ATGCCTGTCTTAGATGTcaagctgaaaacaaacaagaagatTGTGTTG tgGTTTGGGGAGAATGCAATCATTCGTTCCACAATTGCTGCATGTCCTTGTGGGTGA